In Aliarcobacter faecis, a genomic segment contains:
- the truD gene encoding tRNA pseudouridine(13) synthase TruD, with product MKLQRYLNHSSIDVVFKQSKDDFVVNEVPLYEFSGEGEHLILKLRKKDLATWDAIEILANYLKCSTREFGYAGLKDKNAMTVQHISVHRKYEEILKEFSHENIKILETTYHNNKIKIGHLKGNNFFIRLKRVGLVEKRKIEEAFSKIATFGMPNYFGFQRFGIDGENYKKGKAIVEGTLKERNRNLKQMFINAYQSYLFNSWLSKRIEISKLIEAFEPKEIYTKLNLPLEEVKRAKKQPHPFKILTGDLFSHYPFGKIFIIDDLEAESQKFFDKDRVPTGLLSGKRVKKSENFAQEIEKEFEVDMNEDGARRFAFIFPENLESNYKEDKNHMELSFYLPKGSYATELIAEILHKELS from the coding sequence TTGAAACTACAAAGATATTTAAACCACTCAAGCATTGATGTGGTTTTTAAACAAAGTAAAGATGATTTTGTGGTAAATGAAGTACCACTTTATGAGTTTAGTGGAGAGGGTGAACATCTTATTTTAAAACTTAGAAAAAAAGATTTGGCAACTTGGGATGCTATTGAAATTTTGGCAAATTATCTAAAATGTAGCACTAGAGAGTTTGGATATGCAGGATTAAAAGATAAAAATGCTATGACTGTTCAGCATATTTCAGTTCACAGAAAATATGAAGAGATTTTAAAAGAGTTTTCACATGAGAATATTAAGATTTTAGAGACAACTTATCATAATAATAAGATAAAAATAGGGCATTTAAAAGGGAATAACTTTTTTATAAGACTTAAAAGAGTTGGGCTTGTTGAAAAACGAAAAATTGAAGAAGCATTTTCTAAAATTGCTACTTTTGGAATGCCAAACTATTTTGGATTTCAACGATTTGGAATTGATGGAGAAAACTATAAAAAAGGAAAAGCTATAGTTGAAGGAACTTTAAAAGAGCGAAATCGAAATCTTAAACAGATGTTTATAAATGCTTATCAAAGCTATTTGTTTAACTCTTGGCTTTCAAAAAGAATAGAGATTTCAAAATTAATAGAGGCTTTTGAACCAAAAGAGATTTATACTAAATTAAATCTTCCACTTGAGGAGGTAAAAAGAGCAAAAAAACAACCCCATCCTTTTAAAATATTAACTGGAGATTTATTTAGTCATTATCCATTTGGAAAGATATTTATAATTGATGATTTAGAGGCTGAAAGCCAAAAATTCTTTGATAAGGATAGAGTTCCAACAGGGCTTTTATCTGGAAAAAGAGTAAAAAAATCTGAAAATTTTGCACAAGAGATAGAAAAAGAGTTTGAAGTAGATATGAATGAAGATGGTGCTAGAAGGTTTGCTTTTATTTTTCCTGAAAATTTAGAGAGTAATTATAAAGAGGATAAAAATCATATGGAACTTAGTTTTTATCTTCCAAAAGGCTCTTATGCAACAGAACTTATAGCTGAAATTTTACATAAAGAGTTAAGTTAA
- the ppnP gene encoding pyrimidine/purine nucleoside phosphorylase has product MSYFNGVSIAKAANILYDGNITSRAITFEDGSKKTLGIMLAGEYELNTVNKEIIDIQRGKIDLLLPASDWQEFEGPASFEIPANTKFKLRVHSLVDYCCSFIKE; this is encoded by the coding sequence ATGTCATATTTTAACGGTGTTTCTATTGCAAAAGCTGCAAATATTTTATATGATGGAAATATTACAAGTAGAGCAATTACATTTGAAGATGGTTCTAAAAAGACTTTAGGAATTATGCTTGCTGGTGAGTATGAATTAAATACTGTAAATAAAGAAATTATCGATATTCAAAGAGGAAAAATCGATTTATTACTTCCTGCTTCTGATTGGCAAGAGTTTGAAGGTCCTGCTTCTTTTGAAATTCCTGCAAATACAAAATTTAAACTAAGAGTACACTCTTTAGTTGATTATTGTTGCTCTTTTATTAAAGAATAA
- a CDS encoding nitrous oxide reductase accessory protein NosL, whose amino-acid sequence MKKSILVSILLLSTSLFAMEHKNHNMQEMNHHNHEMSSDTNINSNIPKDAKCQVCGMFVSKYTNWVSTIKTPKETFYFDGPKDMFKFYFEPAKYAKDVALNDISINVTDYYTLEQINAKSAFFVVGSNVMGPMGNEFIPFKDENSAKEFLKDHQGKNIFKFDEITLDMIPKKHH is encoded by the coding sequence ATGAAAAAATCAATTTTAGTTTCAATATTACTTTTAAGTACTTCTTTATTTGCAATGGAACACAAAAACCATAATATGCAAGAAATGAATCATCACAATCATGAAATGTCTAGTGATACAAATATAAACTCAAATATTCCAAAAGATGCAAAATGTCAAGTTTGTGGTATGTTTGTATCTAAATATACAAATTGGGTAAGTACAATTAAAACTCCCAAAGAGACTTTCTATTTCGATGGACCAAAAGATATGTTTAAATTTTACTTTGAACCAGCAAAATATGCAAAAGATGTAGCGTTAAATGATATCTCAATTAATGTAACAGATTATTATACTTTAGAGCAAATTAATGCAAAAAGTGCTTTTTTTGTAGTAGGTTCAAATGTCATGGGACCTATGGGAAATGAATTTATACCTTTTAAAGATGAAAATAGTGCTAAAGAGTTTTTAAAAGATCATCAAGGTAAAAATATTTTCAAATTTGATGAAATAACTTTGGATATGATTCCTAAAAAGCATCATTAA
- a CDS encoding thiamine-phosphate kinase, with protein MNKEDFFIKQISNSKYNGDDGAFIDGYVYSMDAFFENVHFKKEWMSLKQIAYKSMLVNISDAIAMNAKPKYALISVAIPKTYTNEDLIQLASGFKKAAKDFGFEIIGGDTIENHKLDISITIISKTKEPIFRNSVQVGDYICYTGKLGNCKRDLESLLDGKKIKKDSKFIKPLLKADFFYEAAKYINASMDISDGLFLDLEKLSKASNVGFEFFKTIKEEIGTSGEEYEILFSCNQKSLKKIEDIARKYTVKINIFAKAVKGSYKSSFPNHHFKN; from the coding sequence ATGAATAAAGAAGATTTTTTTATAAAACAGATATCAAATAGTAAGTATAACGGTGATGATGGTGCATTTATAGATGGATATGTTTACTCTATGGATGCTTTTTTTGAAAATGTTCACTTTAAAAAAGAGTGGATGAGCTTAAAACAAATAGCTTATAAATCAATGTTAGTAAATATTTCAGATGCTATTGCTATGAATGCTAAACCAAAATATGCACTTATTTCAGTAGCAATTCCAAAAACCTATACAAATGAAGATTTAATACAACTTGCAAGTGGCTTTAAAAAAGCTGCAAAAGATTTTGGTTTTGAGATTATTGGTGGAGATACTATTGAAAATCATAAACTTGATATTAGTATTACAATTATTTCAAAAACAAAAGAGCCAATATTTAGAAATAGTGTTCAAGTAGGTGATTATATTTGTTATACAGGGAAATTAGGAAATTGTAAGAGAGATTTAGAATCTTTATTAGATGGGAAAAAAATCAAAAAAGATTCAAAATTCATAAAACCTCTTTTAAAAGCAGATTTTTTTTATGAAGCAGCAAAATATATAAATGCTTCAATGGATATAAGCGATGGACTTTTTTTAGATTTAGAGAAACTTTCAAAAGCTTCAAATGTTGGTTTTGAGTTTTTTAAAACTATAAAAGAGGAGATTGGAACATCAGGAGAGGAGTATGAGATACTTTTTTCATGTAATCAAAAGAGCTTAAAAAAGATAGAAGATATTGCAAGAAAATATACAGTAAAGATAAATATTTTTGCCAAAGCTGTAAAGGGAAGCTATAAAAGTAGTTTTCCAAACCACCATTTTAAAAATTAA